A window of Pseudomonadota bacterium contains these coding sequences:
- a CDS encoding nuclear transport factor 2 family protein, producing MASNLEEIEQIKQLKARYFRHMDTRVWEEWRKCFTADVVATYDGPPRLDPTAPLDPITCSGRDNLVAAVSGLFVVARSIHQGYMPEIELTSPTTAKGIWSMWDFIRSPKGTFKGWGHYHEDYVKEGDEWKIKKIYLSRLHTEETWGGV from the coding sequence ATGGCCAGCAATCTCGAAGAGATCGAACAGATCAAGCAGCTCAAGGCGCGCTACTTCCGCCACATGGATACGCGGGTGTGGGAAGAATGGCGCAAGTGTTTCACCGCCGACGTGGTCGCCACCTATGACGGCCCGCCGCGCCTGGATCCGACCGCGCCGCTCGATCCCATCACCTGCAGCGGCCGTGACAACCTGGTGGCGGCGGTCAGCGGCCTGTTCGTGGTCGCGCGTTCCATCCACCAGGGCTACATGCCGGAAATCGAACTGACCAGCCCCACCACCGCCAAGGGCATCTGGTCGATGTGGGACTTCATCCGCTCGCCCAAGGGCACCTTCAAGGGCTGGGGCCATTACCACGAGGACTACGTGAAGGAAGGCGACGAATGGAAGATCAAGAAGATCTACCTGTCGCGCCTGCATACCGAGGAGACCTGGGGCGGGGTGTAA